The region CGGCACCGGATGAGGTCGATGAGACCGATGCAGTAGAGGTGCCATCGAATCAGGTGGACACCGAACCCGACATTCCCAGCACTGACCCTGGACCGGGCAATCACCCGGGAAGTGAGTACTGCGACCCAATCAATGTCTACACGCCTACATACAAGGGCGGATATCACATGAAGGGCATTGGCGTCACGCAGTCCAACACCAACGCGACCAGCAGGAGTATGACGTCAACATTCACGTCGACGACCACCGGAACCGTTGGCGTCGCCGTTGCCGGCCACCTCTCCACCAGCGTCCAAGTCAGGATAGCCAAGATTGAGGCGAAGTACGACGTGACTCTCAGCGCCTCCGTGGCGGTCGGCATCTCCACTTCATCCGCCATCACGACGCCGGCGCACTACTCCACGTACGGGAAGTACGGCGTCTACCGACTGCGCAACCAAGGGGTCAGCTACCACTACTACACCAATTGCGTCACCACTTCGCACGTCACCGTGACCAGCTACACGCCTCACCACATAGGCTGGTACATCTGGGAAACGAAGAACGGATGAGCGCCTTCCAGCGGACTGGTCGCCTGGCTTGTGCCACCGTGCTCTCCGCCGTAGCCGCGGCGGGATGCACCAGCGGTCACTCCTCGTCGGCAGCACACCCCACGGCATCCGAGACAACCGGAAACGTCAGTACTACCGAGCCAAAGCCCACACCCTCGGATACGTCGCAAGCCCCACAACACACCGCCTCGGTGACCAAGCCCCCCAACCTTGCCGAGGATGGAGTCCCGGTGCTGGTTTCCGCTGCCGCCCTCAAAGGCAGCGCGGAATATCCCCTCAAGGGAGGCATCCGGGCGGGCAAGACGCTGGCCACAGCGGTGAATTGCCAAGGCGACGGAATTCTGCGGGTCACCTTGGAACCGACCGGGCTCAGTTTTCCACTGACGTGCTCGGAGGGGAACGTCACACCCACATTCAACGAAGTACGGTTTGCGTCCAACCATAAAGAGGCGTACTTCAAGTTCACCCCGTCGCCATCCTCAGACATCACATGGTCCTTTGCCGCGGGATGGGATCCGCACCCTCCCAAGAGGGAATAGTCTCGCGCTTTCGAAGAGTGAGCTGCCCGGTGGGGTGACCAACAGTCCAAACAGGCGGGGACCAGGTGGCCCGCTGCACCCTCGGTGCAGCGGGCCACACCCGTTTACAGCGTGATCGCGCTCGTCCAGGTGATGGTCACGGTTCCGGTGTTCACCGCGATGGCGAGAGGGCCGGTCAGTAGGGCGTCTGTGTCGCGGGCGATGGACCAGGTCGCCGCCTCGCCGGTGTGCAGGGTGCTGGGGCCGTCAGCGGTGGTGATGGTGCCAGTGCCGCCGTGCGCAACTGCGGTGACGGACTGGAGGGTCGGCCACGCGGCCGCATTCCACGTCTGTCTGGCAGCCAGCTCGACGCGGCGGACCTGGACGCCGACGGCCGCCTCGGCGCCTTCGTCGGTCTCGGAGCAGTCGGTCGGGGCGACCGGCGTGTACGGGGCGGAGAGGTCCGCGGTGTACGTGCCGATGCTGGTGACGGCCCCCGTGCAGTCGCCGGCAAAGAGCTCGACGTAATCGACGTCCGCGATGCCGTCGCCGTCCGTGTCGTCGCACCGGCACGCTTCGATGACGTTCCGTGCCGGGCAAGGCTGTTCCGCGCAGCACGAGCCTCCGGCCGCCTCGCACTGGCCCGCCTCGCCGGTGACCGTGTACGGCTGTCCGTCGAGGATGGTGTCCGTGACCACGGTGACCTCGCCGGTCTCACAGTCCGTGATGACGTTGCGGAGGAACTGCACCGCGCAACCGGTCTGGTCGTAGACCACTGCGGCGTTGAACGCGGACAGCTGCCACGCGGTGTGGCGTGGCGGCGGGCAGTTGGCCCCGCTGTCGTCGTAGGCGTCGAATGCCACCACGACGGCGATGTTCCCGGCGGCCAGGTCGGCGGCCGGGACGTCGGCCTCCACGGTGAGCGTCCCTGCCCACCCAACGGGCGTGTTGTTCGGAGGGCGAGGGCTACGCGATTCGCTTCGCCGGTGCCGTTGTGGAGGCCGAGGAAGCCTGTGACGGCGCAGCCGACGTCCGAGCCGAGCTGGGTGGCGTCGACCGTCACGGTCACGTGGGCTGTGCCGTCGTCGCATGCCGGCCGGGGCGCCTGGATGGTGGCGGCAGCGGTCCGTACGGTTCCGGTCGTGCCGGGCTGTGGCCCGGCGGTGGCGGGGAGGGTGAGTGTGCCGCCGTCCCACAGGGTTGGGGCCCCGGCCGTGGCCACGCCCGTGGTGTACGGGTAGTAGGGCGCTGGCGGGGTGTCGGTGATGGTCGGGCTCGGCGTGCCGTCGGTGGGCAGGTCGCACAGGAGGAGCGTGCTGGTGTTCCGGCACGGCGGCGTGCACTGGCCGACTACGCCCACGGCGGCGTACGGGGTGGTGCCGTCGAGGGTGGTGTCCTCGGTGCCGGTGAGGGTGCCGTCGCAGCTGTAGGTCAGGTGCCGCAGGAAGGCAGTCACGGTGCCGCCGCTGTCGGTGTCGCACAGCGGCAGCGTCTCGACGTCCGTGCACGTGCCGGGAACGACAGTGCCGCCGCCCGTGGACGCGCACTGTGCGGCCTGCCCTGTGACGGTGTACAGGTCGCCGTCGAGGGTGGTGTCCGTGACGGCGAGGACAGCGCCGGTGGCACAGTCGGTGGTGATCGTGCGGAGGAACTGCGCGCCGCAGCCGTCGGTGTCGTAGGCGTACGCGGCGGTGAAGTTCCGGGCCTCCCACTGGCGTTGGTCCGGCGGCGGGCACGTCGCGGTCTGGAACGCCTCCACGTCGAGCCAGACCGCGACGTCGCCGGCGGCCAGGTCCGCCGCGGGGACGTCCGCCTCGATGGTCAGCGTCTGGGGTACGCCGACGGGGGTGTTGAAGAGGCTGGTACCGGACGCGAGGACCGACCCGTCCGTGTGGAAGAGCCGGAAGCGGCCTGCGCCGGAGCAGCCTGCACCAGGGCCGAAGTTCTCGACCACGACGGACAGCGACAGGTGCGCGGTGCCGGCGTTGCAGCCCGGTGCGTCCGCCTGCAGCGTGGCGGCGACGAACCGGTGGACCTGAGTGATGACGCCCGGGTTGGTCGAGACGTCCGGGCCGAAGGTGATCGTTCCGCCGACCAGAGCGTGGCTCCGCCGCCTGGCCGGGCGATGAAGTCGCCGTTCGGGATGTCCGCGATGAACTGCTGCGGCGTGTCCGTCGCGACAGGGACGCCGGTGGATGGCTCGTCGTCGGGGAGGTCGCACAGCAGCAGCGTGTTCGCGTTGCTGCACGGTTCCGCGCACACGCCGACGGTGCCGGTGGCGGCGTACGGCGTGCCGTCCAAGCCGTAGTCCGTGTGCCCGTTGATCAGGCCAGTGGTGGCATCGCGCCGGTAGTCCCGCAGGAACGCGACCGCAGTGCCGTCCGCCTGGACGTCGCACAGGACGGTCAGGTCCAGGTCCGCGGCGGGCGTCCCGGTGCCGCCCGGACAGATGCTCAGTTCCCCCTGGAGCGTGTAGGTGTTGCCGGTGCCCGGGTCGACCAGGCGCACGGAGGACAGGGAGCCGTCCGGGTTGTACTCGTACTCCACGAGCACCAGGCCGAGGACGTCGCCGGTTGCCGGGTCCACATCACAGAGCAGCCCGGCGAGTTCGAACGCCCGGGAGTCCCCGCACGCGGCGGCGCCGACCGGGGGCGCCCCGGCGGAGAAGGTGCCGGTGGTGAGGTTGATCCACCCGTCCTGGGTGACCACGCCGTCACAGTCCCGGGTGACGACCACAGCGATCGGCGTGCCGTCGGCCAGGCACAGGCCGAGGGTCGCGGCCGGGGCGGCCTGCTCCGCGCAGGGTGTTGAGCCGCCGTCAGTTCCGGCGCCTGGCGGCGAAAGTGGAAGCGATCAACGCGGTTGCTGCGGTGATGACCACAGCCAGCGTCGCCGTGGCCTCCGGGAACCACCGCGCTCCGGAGCACCGGCCGGTGAACCGGCCGCCGGTCATCGTCCACCACTTCAAGTGGCGCGCTGGCGTACGACAGGACGTGGAACGGCGGGCAGCCCACTCGGCGGACGGCACGTGGCGGACGGCTTCCCCGGCCCGGCTGGCCGAGGCCCGGCGTCTGCTGGACCATCTGCGGCGGCACGGCGGCAGGATCGGCGTCGACTCGGCGGAGGACCTGCTCTTCCGGCCGGTGTCGCTCGATACGGTCCCCGGCTGGTGGGAGGAGGAGGCCACCCGGCTGGTCAACACGTGGCGGCCCCCAGCAGCAGGAGCGGGTCAGAACGAGCCAGGCTCGATGATCTCCTCGCCTTCATCCTGAGGGGGCTCGAACCGGACGTAGAAGTCATCCAGGGCCGACTCCGTCACAGCAAGAGCATTGGCGTCCCCGCGCCTGTTGCGCTCGTCGAGGCGGCGCAGCAACTCGGCCCGCTCGACGGGGAAGTACAGCAGCCGCCACCGGCCGCCGACGGACTGCACAAGCTTCTTCCACTCCTCGCGGTCGGAGCGCAGCCACAGGCCGTGATCGAGGACCACATCCCTGCCGGCCGCGAGGAGCCCGGCCAGGCGCTCGCGGACCTCGGCGACCACCGGGGCCTCCAGCTCGAAGTACTGGCGTTCCGGGTAGTCGACGCCGTACCGACCGTGCCGCTCGAATACCAGCTCATCGACGGACAGCCGAACCGCCCCGACCGGCTCCAGCCGCCGCTTCGCGTATGTCGTCTTACCCGACCCGGTCAGCCCGACCAGCAGATACACCACGGGCTCTGGCTCCTGGCCGGTTGTCGGGCTCGGCGCGGCCTTCACCTGCACTGTCCTCCTTCGCCGCGGGGATGCACCTGAGGCCCAGCTTGCCACCATCCATGCAGCCCGTGCGGCGCAACGGCCGCACCTCACCCATGGGGAACCATCGTGATCCCATCGCTCGCGCTCCGCGTACTGCGCGCGTACGTCCGGCACGCTCCTGGCCATCTCGGGAAGCCGTGGCTGGCCGGACATCTGAACACCCTGCTCAAGGAACACCCGCTCACGACGACCGCCCGCACCGGCTCGGGCATGGTCTTCCCGGTGGTGACCAGTGACGACATTCCAGCGGTACCTGTACCTGTTCGGCGTGTGGGAGCCGCACCTGACCGCGTTCATCTCCGGCCGGCTCACGCCCGGGGACACCTTCGTCGATGTCGGCGCGAACATCGGCTACTACAGCGTGCTCGCCTCCCGGCTCGTCGGCCCGACCGGCCGCGTGGTGGCTGTCGAACCCTCCCCCGACTTCCACCAAGCGCTGGTCGCGAACGTGCAGGGCAACGGCTGCGGCAACGTCCGTACGGTCAACGCCGCCGTCTCCGACAGCCCTGGGCGGATGACGTTCTATCTGGAGCGCTCCACGAACCTCGGCGGCACCACCGCTGTCCGCCCGCGCACCGTGGAGTCGTCGTTCGAAGCCGACGCGGCGCCGCTTCCCCGGCTCGTACGCGAGGAGGAACTGGCCACCGCCCGCCTGATCAAGAGCGACGTAGAGGGCGGCGAGGCTGGGGCGGTACACGGGCTGCTCCCGGCGCTCCCCCGGCTCCGGGATGACGCTGAGATCCTCGTCGAGGTCACTCCACGCCTCCTGGCCAAGCAGGGCCAGACCGTGGACGACGTCCTGGGGCCGCTGCGCGAGCACGGATTCCACGTGTACCGGATCGCCAACGACTACGCGGCGGCCAGCTACCCGGGGGCGGTGCGCCGGCCTGTGCCGCCCGTGCGCTGGAGGGAGCCGATCACCGAGATGACCGACCTCGTTCTGTCCCGCACGAAGGCCGAGGTCCTCCCGCCGATCCGGTGAGAGTCGCGCGGTCAGGCGCTGGTCGGGCCCCTCAGAAGCTGTCACATCCTCTTTCTGCAGGTCATGGCATTGTGATGTGTGATCATGATCCGGTCTGCCGTTCGGCTGGTCGTCGATGGACGGGCGACCGAACGGCAGTAACGGATGCCGCACCCACGGCACAACCGGGGCCCGGCGTCGTCGTCCGTGACCACGACCGGCCTCGGCCGGGGCACCGCGTCCCTGCCCATGCAGGCCACCGTACGACCGACGTCGTCGCCGAGGGCAAGGTCGTCGCCCAAGACACCGGCTTCAGGCACCTCGAACGAGTTCCGGCGCCTGAAACCTGCGCAGGTCAGCGCCTCGTCTCAGGCTCAGCGGTTCGGGCGCCGCCGGGCGACGAGGGCAGCGATGTCGTCGTGGAGCTCGCCGCCGCTGTAGGTGATCAGGTCGCGGTGGAGATGGTCGAGGAGTTGGTGGGGCGCCTCGCCGCTCCATGAGCGGATGCGTTCGGCGAGGGGGTAGAAGGCGCCGGAGCAGTCGCGTGTCTCAGTGACTCCGTCGGTGTACAGCAGGAGCTGGTCTCCGGGGTGGAAGGGGGCGAGGTCGACGTGGTACCCGTCGCTCATCAGCATGCCCAGGTTGAGCGGCGGCGAGGGAGCGGCGGGCTGCAGTTCCCGGACCTCGCCGCGGTGCATCAGTAGCGGGGGCGGGTGGCCGCAGGTGACGGTCCGGACGACCGGTTCGTCGTCCGGGATCTCGGCGAGGAGCGCAGTGATGAAGCGTTCAGCGATCTCCGAGCCCGGGACCCCCGGGTACTGGGACGCGTGGCGGCTCATGCTCGTCTCCAGGCGGCACGCGAGGTGGGGCAGGTCGGGCGCGTCGTGGGCGGCCTCGCGGAAGGCGCTGAGCAGCGTCGCGGCCGTCCGCACCGCGAGCAGGCCCTTGCCGCGTACGTCGCCGATGAGCAGCCGTACGCCGTGCGGGGTGCGTATCGCCTCGTACAGGTCGCCGCCGATCCGGGCTTCCGCCGCGGCGGCCAGGTAGAGGCTCTCGAGCGTGACGTGCCCGAGGTGTCGCGGTACCGGATGCAGCACCGCCAGCTGGGCGGTCTCGGCCACCGAGCGGACCTGAACCAGCTGATGGGCACGTCGGCCCAGCAGACGGTTGAAGAAGACGGCGAATGCCGCAATCGCCACGAGGGTGGCCAGCTCAGAGTAGGCGGTCGCATCCCGCAGCCCATTGAAGTCCACCATCAGGCCGACAAAGATGGCGCACGCGCCCACTCCGGTGAGCACGGTCCCCCGCAGGGACAGCAGCGCGGCGGCAGAAACCATGGCCGTGGCGAGGAAGGCATCCGGCCTCACATCGCGGGGTGTGAAGAGGCCGAAGAGCAGGCCGCCGAACAGCAGCAGAGCAGGCAGCACGGGCAGCAACCTGTCCCGCGCACCGGCGCTGTGCGGGACTCCGCGTTCCTGAGGAGACCTCGCCACCGTGCCGCTCCCTCGCACAGGTCGAGCGGCAGCCTGGGCCCGGAAGCCAGGCCACCGATTTGGGTAATTTTATCGCCCTTCGCCCGTAGCCCACGAACAATCCGGTGACCTGGTGGTGACGCGCAGCCATCACCAGGTCACCGTGCCGTTCGGGGACGAGATCGATGGAGAAGATGCGCAGAAGGTCACCGGGGTTCATCTTCGGTGAGCTCCGGTTCCATGCCGCCCATGAGGGCCGCGATCGCTCTCCTGACCAGTTGAGCAGCAGCCAGCCCCTCTCGCAGCCGCCTGAAGATCCTTCCATTACCGTTCGGGCGCCCGCCCATCGACGCCCAACCCAACGTCAA is a window of Streptomyces mirabilis DNA encoding:
- a CDS encoding PP2C family protein-serine/threonine phosphatase, coding for MARSPQERGVPHSAGARDRLLPVLPALLLFGGLLFGLFTPRDVRPDAFLATAMVSAAALLSLRGTVLTGVGACAIFVGLMVDFNGLRDATAYSELATLVAIAAFAVFFNRLLGRRAHQLVQVRSVAETAQLAVLHPVPRHLGHVTLESLYLAAAAEARIGGDLYEAIRTPHGVRLLIGDVRGKGLLAVRTAATLLSAFREAAHDAPDLPHLACRLETSMSRHASQYPGVPGSEIAERFITALLAEIPDDEPVVRTVTCGHPPPLLMHRGEVRELQPAAPSPPLNLGMLMSDGYHVDLAPFHPGDQLLLYTDGVTETRDCSGAFYPLAERIRSWSGEAPHQLLDHLHRDLITYSGGELHDDIAALVARRRPNR
- a CDS encoding AAA family ATPase, with product MKAAPSPTTGQEPEPVVYLLVGLTGSGKTTYAKRRLEPVGAVRLSVDELVFERHGRYGVDYPERQYFELEAPVVAEVRERLAGLLAAGRDVVLDHGLWLRSDREEWKKLVQSVGGRWRLLYFPVERAELLRRLDERNRRGDANALAVTESALDDFYVRFEPPQDEGEEIIEPGSF
- a CDS encoding FkbM family methyltransferase, coding for MTTFQRYLYLFGVWEPHLTAFISGRLTPGDTFVDVGANIGYYSVLASRLVGPTGRVVAVEPSPDFHQALVANVQGNGCGNVRTVNAAVSDSPGRMTFYLERSTNLGGTTAVRPRTVESSFEADAAPLPRLVREEELATARLIKSDVEGGEAGAVHGLLPALPRLRDDAEILVEVTPRLLAKQGQTVDDVLGPLREHGFHVYRIANDYAAASYPGAVRRPVPPVRWREPITEMTDLVLSRTKAEVLPPIR